The Deltaproteobacteria bacterium nucleotide sequence GAAAAGCCGCCTACCGCGCCGACTCCAGTCGAGCGCGGCAAGTATTTGGTCACCATCGCCGTCTGTCATGATTGTCATACGCCGAAGATCGAGGGTCCGGGCGGCAAACCGGTTCTCGATGAAAAACATTTGCTCTCCGGTCATCCGGAGAAAGCGCCGTTTCCAACTTGGACGCCCGACGACATGAAGCAGCGCAACGCCGTGGCACTGACCAATCCGATGCTGACCGCATGGGCCGGACCCTGGGGCGTGAGTTTCGCTATCAATTTAACTCCCGACAAAGAGACCGGCATCGCCGAATGGAGCGAGGAAAGTTTTATTCAAGCGCTGCGCACCGGCAAGCAT carries:
- a CDS encoding c-type cytochrome translates to MFNGIKIFLIGALLATVGCGEKPPTAPTPVERGKYLVTIAVCHDCHTPKIEGPGGKPVLDEKHLLSGHPEKAPFPTWTPDDMKQRNAVALTNPMLTAWAGPWGVSFAINLTPDKETGIAEWSEESFIQALRTGKHQGQPNGREILPPMPWQFFKSMTDDDIKAIYAYLRTIPAVKNQVPLPVVPGVPPAPEAKQ